The following are from one region of the Magallana gigas chromosome 6, xbMagGiga1.1, whole genome shotgun sequence genome:
- the LOC105341772 gene encoding copper chaperone for superoxide dismutase: MAASSGQENAVMEFAVNMTCEGCVKSVKNSLQGVEGVKSVHVDLNKDQVVVESSLTSSQVQSLIEKTGKSAVLQGYGGFNETPLESGVVQLNAGDSNIQGVIRLVQSNPSKCIIDGTIDGLPEGKHKLFIHELGDISQGCDSCGDILGRLSPQTEKPLGELGEVEVSTNGRADFRLTNERLKVWEMIGRSIVVHRGSPNIQQKLSCGIIARSAGLFQNSEKKICSCDGVTIWNERNVPLAGSGRKSKI; this comes from the exons ATGGCGGCTTCCAGTGGTCAAGAAAATGCTGTG ATGGAGTTTGCAGTCAACATGACATGTGAGGGGTGTGTTAAATCAGTAAAGAATTCACTTCAAGGAGTAGAAG GTGTGAAATCAGTCCATGTAGACTTGAACAAAGACCAGGTAGTTGTAGAGAGCAGCCTGACCTCTTCACAAGTACAGTCTCTGATTGAGAAGACAGGAAAGAGTGCAGTTCTCCAGGGTTATGGAGGATTCAATG AAACTCCATTAGAGTCTGGTGTTGTACAATTAAATGCTGGTGACAGCAACATCCAAGGTGTCATTCGTCTAGTCCAATCAAATCCCTCCAAATGTATTATTGATGGCACCATTGATGGACTTCCAGAGGGAAAACACAAACTTTTCATCCATGAGTTAGGCGACATTTCTCAAGGATGTGACAG CTGTGGTGACATACTTGGGAGACTAAGTCCCCAGACAGAGAAg CCATTGGGTGAACTAGGAGAAGTTGAAGTGTCTACCAATGGGCGAGCTGATTTCAGACTGACCAATGAGAGGTTAAAAGTGTGGGAGATGATAGGGCGATCCATCGTTGTACATCGAGGCTCCCCGAATATTCAGCAAAA ACTTTCCTGTGGTATCATTGCAAGATCTGCTGGGCTTTTCCAGAACTCAGAGAAGAAAATATGTTCTTGTGATGGTGTGACAATTTGGAATGAGAGAAACGTTCCGCTGGCTGGATCAGGGCGCAAatcta